A genome region from bacterium includes the following:
- a CDS encoding serine hydrolase has product MRRGVRAALLGAAAAAVFAAGFGVGRRSVPRGPATGADSYEIRAGGHSYTNPLLECEVGGERLYRAIRPFGAGLEKLAPTLAGEGRVDDVAVYFRDLNNGAWIGWHEQQQFVPASLAKLPIVLAAFLQADADPAFLARTIVYQGGPAEADPDFANPESNLERGRVYTVDELIRRIARFSDNASANLLAGVLPPGLLARVYADLGIDPERAASGTVSLSPKEYGAFFRVLYNASYLSRGNSERALRYLDDSTFELGLVAGVPAGVHVSHKFGVWEEARGGGAAPLQLHDCGIVYHPNRPYLLCVMTTGANYVRMATAIEAVSRFVWQEVENDLERPGLGPPTGGG; this is encoded by the coding sequence ATGAGGCGCGGGGTCCGCGCAGCCCTCCTCGGCGCGGCGGCGGCCGCCGTGTTTGCCGCCGGGTTCGGCGTGGGGCGCCGGAGCGTTCCGCGGGGGCCCGCGACGGGGGCGGATTCGTACGAGATCCGCGCCGGCGGGCACAGCTACACCAACCCGCTCCTGGAGTGCGAAGTCGGGGGCGAGCGGTTGTATCGCGCGATCCGGCCGTTCGGCGCGGGGCTCGAGAAACTGGCGCCAACGCTCGCCGGGGAGGGGCGCGTCGACGATGTCGCGGTCTACTTCCGGGACCTCAACAACGGCGCGTGGATCGGCTGGCACGAGCAGCAGCAGTTCGTTCCGGCGAGTCTGGCGAAGCTGCCCATCGTGCTCGCGGCGTTCTTGCAGGCGGATGCCGACCCCGCCTTCCTGGCGAGGACCATCGTCTACCAGGGGGGACCGGCGGAAGCGGACCCCGACTTCGCGAACCCTGAGTCCAACCTCGAGCGTGGCCGTGTCTACACGGTGGATGAGCTGATCCGCCGGATCGCCCGCTTCTCGGACAACGCGTCGGCGAACCTCCTCGCCGGGGTCCTTCCCCCGGGGCTCCTCGCGCGCGTGTACGCCGACCTCGGCATCGATCCGGAGCGCGCGGCCTCGGGCACCGTCAGCCTGTCGCCGAAGGAGTACGGCGCCTTCTTCCGGGTCCTCTACAACGCCAGCTATCTCAGCCGCGGCAATTCCGAACGCGCGTTGAGGTACCTCGACGACAGCACCTTCGAGCTGGGTCTCGTCGCCGGGGTGCCGGCCGGCGTCCACGTGTCGCACAAGTTCGGGGTCTGGGAGGAAGCGCGGGGCGGTGGCGCGGCTCCGCTGCAGCTCCATGACTGCGGCATCGTCTACCACCCCAACCGTCCCTATCTGCTGTGCGTGATGACGACGGGAGCGAACTACGTGCGCATGGCCACCGCCATCGAGGCGGTGTCGCGGTTCGTCTGGCAGGAGGTCGAGAACGACCTGGAACGGCCGGGTTTGGGGCCGCCGACGGGCGGCGGCTGA